The following coding sequences are from one Thermogemmatispora onikobensis window:
- the nfi gene encoding deoxyribonuclease V (cleaves DNA at apurinic or apyrimidinic sites) — MRAVRPLHEWNLQPEQAIALQKELASRVIREDRLPSQIQHIAGVDLAINENNGLARAAAVLLSYPSLELEEQHVYEEPVRMEYIPGLLSFRELPCVLGALHLLRQEPDLIMVDGQGIAHPRRLGIASHLGLWLDLPTIGCAKSVLRGHYNEQELGETVGSWIPLRDHGEIIGAAVRTREHAKPMIISLGHRISLETSIHYVLSCCRGYRLPEPTRLADRLSKNNAYREPTSGPQGAEGPSNGAVQNSLWQ, encoded by the coding sequence ATGCGAGCAGTACGCCCCCTGCACGAGTGGAACCTGCAACCAGAGCAGGCCATCGCTCTGCAGAAAGAGCTTGCCAGCCGGGTGATCCGCGAGGATCGCCTGCCGTCCCAGATCCAGCACATTGCTGGCGTCGATTTGGCGATCAATGAAAATAATGGCCTGGCGCGCGCCGCTGCTGTTCTTCTCTCTTATCCTTCCTTGGAGCTAGAGGAGCAACATGTCTACGAGGAGCCAGTACGCATGGAGTATATCCCGGGCCTGCTCTCATTCCGTGAGCTGCCTTGCGTGCTGGGAGCGCTCCATCTGCTGCGACAGGAGCCAGATCTGATCATGGTCGACGGCCAGGGAATTGCTCACCCGCGCCGATTGGGCATTGCCTCCCACCTGGGCCTCTGGCTGGACCTTCCCACAATTGGGTGCGCCAAATCGGTCCTGCGTGGCCACTACAACGAGCAGGAGCTAGGCGAAACAGTTGGCTCCTGGATTCCCCTGCGCGATCATGGAGAGATCATCGGCGCCGCCGTGCGCACACGCGAGCACGCCAAGCCAATGATCATCTCTCTCGGCCACCGGATCAGCCTGGAGACAAGCATCCACTATGTCCTCTCCTGCTGCCGCGGCTATCGCCTGCCCGAGCCAACGCGCCTGGCCGATCGGCTCTCGAAGAATAACGCCTATCGAGAACCAACCAGCGGCCCCCAGGGAGCAGAGGGACCATCGAACGGAGCCGTTCAGAACTCGCTTTGGCAGTGA
- a CDS encoding class I SAM-dependent DNA methyltransferase: MQRDTVNDYDAFAAFYDIEHAHFLEDLDLYRDFAELCGPYGPLLEVACGSGRLLLPLAREGYELTGVDISAKMLERARQRLAQEGLLSRVTLVQQDMRALHLEQRFRLAFIALGSFAHLTTRKDQQQALALLRAHLVTGATLILDLSNADARAMENLSGQLLHQGTWTCEDGSLLTHFVSPAASNTRHMLELVHFYDQYCQGETVRRTVTRTTFYLFERSELELMLEQAGFVVKDVYGNYEMAPYELQSPRMIFIAEAR, from the coding sequence ATGCAAAGAGATACAGTGAACGATTACGATGCCTTTGCAGCTTTTTACGATATCGAGCATGCCCACTTCCTGGAGGACCTGGACCTCTATCGGGACTTCGCCGAGCTGTGCGGCCCCTACGGTCCTTTGCTGGAGGTGGCCTGCGGCAGCGGTCGCCTGCTTCTACCACTGGCGCGCGAAGGCTACGAGCTGACCGGGGTCGATATCTCGGCCAAGATGCTGGAACGTGCACGCCAGCGGCTGGCCCAGGAGGGCCTTCTGTCACGAGTGACGCTGGTGCAGCAGGATATGCGCGCCTTACACCTGGAGCAGCGCTTTCGGCTGGCTTTTATCGCACTCGGCTCCTTCGCCCACCTGACCACACGCAAAGATCAGCAGCAAGCACTGGCCTTACTACGCGCTCACCTGGTGACCGGCGCCACACTCATTCTTGATCTCAGCAACGCCGATGCTCGCGCGATGGAAAATCTAAGTGGGCAGCTTCTGCATCAGGGGACCTGGACATGCGAGGATGGCAGTCTTTTAACCCATTTCGTTTCTCCTGCCGCGTCCAACACTCGCCACATGTTGGAGCTGGTCCACTTCTATGATCAGTACTGCCAGGGGGAAACGGTGCGGCGCACAGTTACCCGCACCACGTTTTACCTCTTCGAGCGCAGCGAGCTGGAATTGATGCTAGAGCAGGCGGGTTTTGTCGTCAAGGATGTCTACGGCAATTATGAGATGGCCCCCTACGAACTGCAAAGCCCGCGCATGATTTTCATTGCGGAGGCACGATAG
- the ppdK gene encoding pyruvate, phosphate dikinase has translation MVKQSPRKWVYLFTEGSASMRDLLGGKGAGVAEMTKAGLPVPPGFTITTEACNAYYDAGKQFPPGMWEQALAALRIVEQQTGKTFGDRHNPLLVSVRSGAKFSMPGMMDTVLNLGLNDETVQGLVEQTGDERFAYDAYRRFIQMFSKIVLDADPREFEQKLDEYKERTGAKSDAELPASALKELVTEFKQIAERQSGQPFPTDVYEQLKRAIEAVFASWNNKRAIDYRNFNKIPHNLGTAVNVQSMVFGNMGNDSGTGVAFTRNPSTGEKELYGEYLLNAQGEDVVAGIRTPSKINRLKEELPQVYEQFQEIARRLERHYRDMQDMEFTVERGRLYMLQTRSGKRSARAAVKIAVDMVEEGLISEEEAIRRSDPTQIYQLLLPRFDEEAKARAHQEGRFLARGLNASPGAAAGKAVFDADRAEELGKAGVPVVLVRPETSPDDVHGMLVSKGILTARGGATSHAAVVARGLGLPCVAGCEGIRVYEEEKLFRVVGSDVVIREGDEISIDGDTGEVFAGVIPTVEPDFEKETELQKLLSWADRIRKLGVWANADYPRDAQRAVTFGAEGIGLCRTEHMFMEQERLPIVQKMILAKTAEERQAALDQLLPFQRSDFIGIFETMVNPRTGECYPVVIRLIDPPLHEFLPNYEELLVEVTRLEATGADPEALKEKKALLDAVAAMREMNPMLGLRGCRLGLLFPEITIMQTRAILEAALEVARKTGKKPQVKIMIPLVGHVNELREVRRQLEAVAKEITAEAGSAVEYKFGTMIELPRAALTADQIATVADFFSFGTNDLTQTTFGFSRDDAEGKFLMKYVDGLEAPGLPEKVKILPVNPFQTIDRDGVGQLVHMAAEKGRAANPQIELGICGEHGGDPSSIEFFHEVGLDYVSCSPFRVPVARLAAAQAALSKSEKDK, from the coding sequence GTGGTCAAGCAATCGCCGCGCAAGTGGGTCTATTTGTTCACTGAAGGCAGCGCCAGCATGCGCGACTTGCTCGGCGGCAAGGGGGCAGGCGTCGCCGAGATGACAAAGGCTGGCTTGCCAGTCCCTCCAGGCTTCACTATCACAACTGAAGCCTGCAATGCCTACTACGATGCTGGTAAGCAGTTTCCACCGGGGATGTGGGAACAGGCCCTGGCCGCTCTGCGTATCGTCGAGCAACAGACCGGCAAGACCTTTGGCGATCGCCACAATCCTCTGCTCGTCTCCGTGCGCTCGGGCGCGAAGTTCTCAATGCCAGGCATGATGGATACAGTGCTGAACCTGGGCCTCAACGATGAGACGGTTCAGGGGCTGGTAGAGCAAACCGGCGATGAGCGCTTCGCTTACGATGCCTACCGACGCTTTATCCAGATGTTCAGTAAGATTGTGCTCGATGCCGATCCCCGCGAGTTCGAGCAGAAGCTCGATGAGTATAAGGAGCGCACAGGGGCCAAGAGCGACGCAGAGCTGCCGGCTTCAGCTCTCAAGGAGCTGGTGACCGAGTTTAAGCAGATTGCCGAACGTCAGTCCGGTCAGCCCTTCCCCACCGACGTCTACGAGCAGCTCAAACGCGCCATTGAGGCAGTCTTCGCCTCCTGGAACAATAAGCGGGCCATCGATTACCGCAACTTTAATAAGATCCCTCACAATTTGGGCACCGCTGTCAATGTGCAAAGCATGGTCTTTGGCAACATGGGCAATGACAGCGGTACCGGCGTGGCCTTCACACGCAACCCAAGCACCGGTGAGAAGGAGCTGTACGGCGAGTACCTGCTCAACGCTCAGGGTGAGGATGTGGTGGCTGGCATCCGCACACCTTCGAAGATCAACCGCCTGAAGGAGGAGCTGCCCCAGGTCTATGAGCAGTTCCAGGAGATCGCCCGCCGTCTGGAGCGGCACTATCGCGATATGCAGGATATGGAGTTTACGGTGGAGCGTGGCCGGCTCTATATGCTGCAGACACGCTCGGGCAAGCGCTCGGCCAGGGCAGCGGTGAAGATTGCTGTGGACATGGTCGAGGAAGGGCTGATCAGCGAGGAGGAGGCCATCCGCCGCTCCGATCCAACCCAGATCTATCAGCTGCTGCTGCCACGCTTTGATGAGGAGGCGAAGGCGCGCGCTCACCAGGAGGGGCGTTTTCTGGCCCGCGGCTTGAATGCTTCACCCGGCGCCGCCGCGGGTAAAGCGGTCTTCGATGCCGATCGCGCTGAGGAGTTGGGAAAGGCTGGCGTGCCAGTGGTCCTGGTTCGTCCAGAGACCAGCCCCGACGATGTCCACGGAATGCTCGTCTCTAAGGGGATCTTGACGGCCCGTGGCGGCGCTACCAGCCATGCCGCGGTGGTGGCCCGCGGCCTGGGTCTGCCATGTGTAGCCGGCTGTGAGGGAATCCGCGTCTACGAGGAAGAGAAGCTCTTCCGCGTGGTCGGCAGCGATGTGGTCATCCGCGAGGGCGATGAGATCTCTATCGATGGCGACACCGGCGAGGTCTTTGCCGGGGTGATCCCCACGGTGGAGCCGGACTTCGAAAAAGAGACCGAGCTGCAGAAGCTCCTGAGCTGGGCGGACCGCATCCGCAAGCTGGGGGTCTGGGCCAACGCCGACTACCCGCGCGACGCTCAGCGCGCGGTAACGTTCGGCGCCGAGGGTATCGGCCTCTGCCGCACCGAGCATATGTTTATGGAGCAGGAACGCCTGCCCATCGTGCAGAAGATGATCCTGGCGAAGACCGCCGAGGAGCGCCAAGCCGCTCTCGACCAGCTGCTGCCTTTCCAGCGCAGCGACTTCATCGGGATCTTTGAGACAATGGTCAATCCGCGCACCGGGGAGTGTTATCCGGTGGTGATCCGCCTGATCGATCCGCCACTCCACGAGTTCCTGCCGAACTACGAGGAGCTGCTGGTCGAGGTGACTCGCCTGGAGGCCACTGGCGCCGATCCAGAGGCGCTCAAGGAGAAGAAGGCCCTGCTCGATGCTGTGGCCGCGATGCGCGAGATGAACCCGATGCTCGGCCTGCGTGGCTGCCGCCTGGGCTTGCTCTTCCCGGAGATTACCATTATGCAGACGCGCGCGATCCTGGAGGCCGCGCTGGAGGTGGCGCGCAAGACGGGGAAGAAGCCACAGGTGAAGATCATGATCCCGCTGGTCGGGCATGTGAACGAGCTGCGCGAGGTGCGCCGCCAGCTAGAGGCTGTGGCCAAGGAGATTACGGCAGAGGCCGGCTCCGCGGTCGAGTATAAGTTTGGTACGATGATCGAGTTGCCGCGCGCCGCGCTGACCGCCGATCAGATCGCGACGGTGGCCGATTTCTTCAGCTTCGGTACCAACGATTTGACGCAGACAACCTTTGGCTTCAGCCGCGACGACGCCGAAGGCAAGTTCTTGATGAAGTATGTCGACGGTCTGGAGGCTCCTGGCTTGCCCGAAAAGGTGAAGATTTTGCCAGTGAACCCCTTCCAGACGATCGACCGCGACGGTGTGGGTCAGCTGGTACACATGGCGGCGGAGAAGGGACGCGCCGCCAATCCGCAGATTGAGCTCGGAATCTGCGGCGAGCACGGTGGCGATCCGAGCAGCATCGAGTTCTTCCATGAGGTTGGCCTCGATTATGTGAGCTGCTCGCCCTTCCGGGTGCCAGTGGCCCGTTTGGCCGCCGCCCAGGCCGCTTTGAGCAAGTCTGAAAAGGATAAATAG
- a CDS encoding HEPN domain-containing protein, translating to MSERHTAGDAPQPHEPEEDLERLLLEGVSPQQSEQAPPFHTREEGSSTPANRGTGRQSNKGDGAEAETEDEEETETTQPARGDLQGALALFAEAAQDMATASLELNLGRHFACVDYCNQVAEKATQAVSLLLFGRRSPYNHDLRALGERVGAPTEILHDMEALTPFHPETFYADTPPEEADEVISASEANDHVQRARRVLRWARGRIFTSA from the coding sequence ATGTCAGAGCGCCACACAGCGGGTGACGCCCCTCAACCACATGAGCCTGAGGAGGATCTGGAGCGGCTGCTGCTGGAAGGCGTCAGCCCGCAGCAGTCGGAGCAGGCTCCTCCCTTCCACACCAGGGAAGAGGGCAGCTCAACGCCAGCCAACAGAGGAACGGGGCGCCAGAGCAACAAAGGAGATGGAGCGGAGGCGGAGACAGAGGACGAGGAGGAGACAGAGACCACACAGCCTGCAAGAGGCGACTTGCAGGGGGCCCTGGCTCTGTTCGCCGAGGCCGCCCAGGACATGGCCACCGCAAGCCTGGAGCTGAACCTCGGTCGGCACTTCGCCTGCGTCGATTACTGTAACCAGGTGGCTGAGAAAGCCACCCAGGCAGTGAGCCTGCTCCTTTTCGGACGTCGTTCCCCTTATAACCATGATCTGCGAGCCTTGGGCGAGCGCGTCGGTGCACCAACGGAGATCCTGCACGATATGGAGGCTCTCACTCCTTTCCATCCCGAAACCTTTTATGCCGATACGCCCCCCGAGGAGGCCGATGAGGTCATTAGCGCCTCCGAGGCCAACGACCATGTGCAGCGTGCCCGCCGTGTCTTGCGCTGGGCCAGGGGAAGAATCTTTACCAGCGCCTGA
- a CDS encoding RNA polymerase sigma factor: MTEKTPAHSQRAGPETFADAESALALSRLYERFSRPIHSYIYHLLGNREDADDMTQEVFIRACLAWDHLHDRENLSAWLYRIATNLCVDLLRRRKRIAWWPLSLSSHQGDHDEGSISEEFTLLLADSGGIPEIVEREHIRAALAAMPLDYAIALVLNTVQGLPYQEVATIIGISPNAAATRISRAKKMFIERYTRIEREHLKGEERRR, from the coding sequence ATGACAGAGAAAACGCCTGCGCATTCGCAGAGAGCCGGCCCTGAAACGTTTGCCGATGCTGAGAGTGCCCTGGCCTTAAGCAGGCTCTATGAGCGGTTCAGTCGGCCAATTCACTCCTATATTTATCATCTCTTGGGGAACCGTGAGGACGCCGATGATATGACGCAGGAGGTCTTTATCCGAGCCTGCCTGGCCTGGGATCATCTGCATGACCGTGAGAACCTGAGCGCCTGGCTCTATCGTATTGCGACCAATCTCTGCGTAGACCTCTTGCGCAGGCGGAAACGTATTGCCTGGTGGCCTCTCTCCCTGAGTAGTCATCAGGGCGACCATGATGAAGGCTCGATCTCTGAGGAGTTTACTCTGTTGCTGGCTGATAGCGGAGGCATCCCCGAAATCGTAGAGCGCGAGCATATCCGTGCCGCGCTGGCGGCGATGCCGCTGGACTATGCTATCGCGCTCGTGCTGAACACCGTTCAGGGCCTTCCCTATCAAGAGGTTGCTACCATCATCGGAATCTCCCCCAATGCTGCCGCAACACGCATATCTCGGGCAAAGAAGATGTTTATCGAACGTTACACGCGAATCGAGCGAGAGCATCTGAAGGGGGAGGAGCGCCGGCGATGA
- a CDS encoding anti-sigma factor family protein: MSEAMHESDLPPLPLARERGLQVCETIQLYLAILDDLDLEQAQAVLEHVYDCPSCLRAYRLLSQATQLLRSNLEQTRPSARVDRAVYQAIAARWGVPAATSREDGAGAFRKQAEVSRTQPNRRVWRSPIRPSSVRRRLLLLPAVAALVLLVLGASLGVSAIWRPSQAFALPAGLSWSGYVLYHRQTRMSDEGRPYRVETYHNLGTGELHVEATMPGQLDVVLISDGKMVLGLDMMHHVVQWNPARWTVQDTAFDLEQLRHDLQQGRAHYLGQSRLQGQTVYRIWLPSGYILVLDQHYHPVNLLYADGAQQGQPVYDSLRLLTEDQVSERLWDMHPPADFLPGHLPAEP; this comes from the coding sequence ATGAGTGAGGCGATGCACGAATCTGATTTGCCGCCGTTACCCCTGGCTCGTGAGCGCGGGCTGCAGGTCTGCGAAACCATCCAGCTCTACCTGGCCATTCTCGATGACTTGGACCTTGAGCAAGCGCAGGCGGTGCTGGAGCATGTCTACGATTGCCCATCCTGCTTGCGGGCCTATCGTCTCTTGAGCCAGGCGACGCAGCTGCTGCGGAGTAACCTGGAGCAAACACGTCCCTCAGCGCGCGTCGACCGGGCTGTCTATCAGGCGATTGCGGCTCGTTGGGGGGTGCCAGCCGCTACCTCTCGGGAGGACGGGGCAGGAGCGTTCCGCAAGCAGGCCGAAGTATCTCGTACTCAGCCGAACCGCCGGGTGTGGCGATCCCCAATCCGTCCCTCTTCTGTGCGTCGCCGCCTCTTACTCTTGCCGGCAGTAGCGGCCCTGGTGCTGCTGGTCCTGGGGGCCTCTCTGGGGGTAAGCGCCATCTGGCGACCGTCGCAGGCTTTTGCCTTGCCGGCGGGGCTCTCCTGGAGTGGCTATGTCCTCTATCATCGTCAAACCAGGATGAGTGATGAAGGGCGACCTTATCGCGTCGAAACCTATCACAACCTGGGAACCGGTGAGTTGCACGTGGAGGCCACCATGCCTGGTCAGCTGGATGTAGTGCTGATCAGCGATGGGAAGATGGTCCTTGGACTGGACATGATGCATCACGTGGTGCAGTGGAATCCTGCCCGTTGGACTGTCCAGGACACGGCCTTTGATCTTGAGCAATTGCGCCACGATCTTCAGCAGGGTAGGGCCCACTATCTTGGTCAAAGCCGATTACAAGGGCAAACGGTCTACCGTATCTGGCTGCCCAGTGGCTATATTTTGGTGCTGGATCAGCACTACCATCCGGTCAACCTCCTGTATGCCGATGGTGCTCAGCAAGGTCAGCCGGTGTACGACAGTCTGCGCTTGCTGACGGAAGACCAGGTCTCTGAACGCCTCTGGGACATGCACCCCCCCGCGGACTTTCTGCCGGGCCACCTTCCCGCTGAGCCTTGA
- a CDS encoding acetyl-CoA C-acetyltransferase, with product MATEPVPVIVGAARTPTGKFLGALANFTAPQLGAIAIKEAVRRSGIAVETIDEVIMGNVVSAGVGQAPARQAAIGAGLPVEIPAFTVNKVCGSGLKAVMLAAQAIRAGDGHAFVAGGMESMSNAPYLLPKARTGYRMGHAELVDGVIHDGLWCAFEHVHMGNEAEVIAETFGISRDEQDRFALASHQKAAAATAAGRFKDEIVPIEVRQKGTSLFVESDEPIRPDTSLEALARLKPAFQEQGTVTAGNAPGLSDGASATVVVEQTLAHEQGLPVLARVIGYASAAITPRYIFAAPTRAVKRLLELTGLQLSNFDLIEVNEAFAAQTLANGKELGWDWNRVNVNGGAIALGHPIGSSGSRILITLIYELRRRGGGRGLATLCLGGGGAVALAVEVS from the coding sequence ATGGCAACAGAACCAGTGCCTGTGATTGTCGGCGCGGCACGCACCCCGACAGGGAAATTCTTAGGGGCGCTTGCGAACTTTACGGCCCCCCAGCTGGGGGCAATTGCGATCAAGGAAGCGGTGCGTCGTTCGGGCATCGCTGTCGAAACCATCGATGAAGTGATTATGGGCAATGTGGTCTCGGCGGGCGTAGGCCAGGCCCCGGCGCGCCAGGCAGCAATCGGGGCTGGCCTGCCAGTTGAGATTCCTGCCTTTACTGTCAACAAGGTCTGTGGGTCTGGCCTCAAGGCTGTGATGCTGGCAGCTCAGGCCATTCGGGCAGGCGATGGGCACGCCTTTGTCGCCGGCGGCATGGAGAGTATGTCGAATGCCCCCTATCTCCTACCGAAAGCGCGCACTGGCTACCGCATGGGCCATGCTGAGCTGGTGGACGGCGTGATTCACGATGGTCTCTGGTGTGCCTTCGAGCACGTCCATATGGGGAACGAGGCAGAGGTCATTGCCGAGACCTTTGGGATCTCCCGTGATGAGCAGGATCGGTTCGCACTTGCCAGCCATCAGAAAGCAGCAGCAGCTACAGCCGCTGGCCGCTTCAAGGACGAAATTGTCCCGATCGAGGTCAGGCAGAAGGGCACCAGTCTCTTCGTTGAAAGCGATGAGCCGATTCGCCCTGACACCTCGCTGGAGGCCCTGGCCAGGCTCAAGCCGGCTTTCCAGGAGCAGGGCACGGTCACGGCTGGTAATGCTCCTGGACTCAGCGATGGAGCCTCGGCGACGGTGGTGGTGGAGCAAACCCTTGCTCATGAGCAGGGCTTGCCCGTGCTGGCGCGTGTTATTGGCTATGCCTCGGCTGCCATTACGCCACGCTATATCTTTGCAGCCCCAACACGCGCTGTCAAGCGGCTACTGGAGCTGACCGGTTTGCAGCTGAGCAACTTCGATTTGATCGAGGTGAATGAGGCTTTTGCTGCTCAAACGCTGGCCAATGGGAAAGAACTTGGTTGGGACTGGAACCGGGTCAATGTGAACGGGGGGGCGATTGCTCTTGGTCATCCTATTGGCTCCAGCGGTTCGCGCATCTTGATTACCCTCATCTATGAGCTGCGGCGCCGTGGCGGTGGGCGGGGCCTGGCGACACTCTGCCTGGGCGGCGGCGGCGCTGTGGCCCTGGCCGTTGAGGTCTCGTGA